A region of the Apium graveolens cultivar Ventura chromosome 6, ASM990537v1, whole genome shotgun sequence genome:
TCGTAAGCGTCCTCCGTAAAGGGAGCGCCCTAGTCGTAAGCGTCCTCTGTAAAGGGAGCGCCCTAGTCGTAAGCGTTCTCCGTAGAAGGAGGGCCATATAGTTAGCGCCCTAGTCGTAAGCGTCCTACGTAAAGAAAGCGCCCTATGCTCTGGAGACATGTTCTCCGGTGCTCATCCATCCACCTCCGTGGCGGTGATCCGAcccattttttttaaatatccGATAAAATACCGATAACGATCTTATGATATAACACATACTATTTGAATTATAGTAATTTAACTTGAATTAGGAGAAAAATAGTGTCTTATATTTAACAACTTAAATTAGTCTTCGTAAGAATAAATTATTATACTACTTGTTCGATACGTGCACTTGCATTACCATTTGTAAAATCGATAACAATAATCAAGTCACTCACGAAAGAAAGCACAATTTTCTCAACCATACGCCTCCGAATACTTTTCATATGTTTACATCATAAACAATAAAAAAATTGCTCCCTATAAggatttgattttgatttgttttcaTTTGGACAGAGCTAAATGCCCTAGAGATATAAAATGGCTGGGGGCATAACCGAGACGCTGGAATATCTACCGAGCATAAATCCTAAACCTATAATACACATGTATGTAGAATCTTCTAATATTCttttatttgattattttgaGTCACATATTTTGTTTTTGTGccattttatattttttcaaCTCCAGTTGatacaaccgtacggatgttaagacctatatatattagtgatatgacaaaaatttttaaaaaaattaaattcatttggatagctattttaacagtcaaccagtgaTTTAACTAGTACCTCTACTAGTCTTAAGTCCCATATCgatgttttgttttttttaaaaattatagtGGATGAAACACATTGATGTGGAACTCTTGTAATTTTTTAAACATATTAAACAAacatttaaattttataatattatcaAACACAAAAAATCAAAATTCTTCTATATTGTATATTTTTCCCCACCATAAACATTTGTACATATGATGAATATTATActtgtatataaatatataatttttaactATATATAATACTATTTAGATTTTTAAGTAATTTTTGTGTTTATCGTTTACTAAATACAACCGCTTACAGTCACTTTAATTATTTCAACCTATTTCAATGGAAATCGTCTTTTGCCATTTCAGCAAATTCAAATAAAAAGAGCGGGAAAATATCCCTCCATTTtggtaaggctaaattcgactgCTAGCGGTGGAATTTAGGAGCATTAAATAATTCGGTTGGCGGGGAAATTCCCTCCAATTTTTTATGGAGTCAAATTCAACCGCACAAAAAATTTGGTCGCATTTATTACTAAATTCGACCGCGGacggttgtatttagccgtgCCCAGTGAAATAACCgaaatcggtcgaatttagacAGGTTGAATTTATGCAGTTGAATTTAGTCTTAATTTCTTGTAGTGAAGATTCTGGAGTTCCTTCTCTTATAGaactcctaatcaccatctaaaTTGGAGACTTGGCCACTAGGGAGCGTACTAGTCATAAGTTTCCTCCGTAAAGGGAGCGCTCTAGTCATAAGCGTCCTCCGTATAGGGAGCGCCCTGTCGTAAGCGTCCTCTGTAAAGGGAGCATCCTAGTCGTAAGCGTCATCCGTAAAAGGAGCGCCCTAGTCTTAAGCGTCTTCCGTAAAGAGAGCGCCCTATGCTCCGGAGACATGTTCTCCGGTGCTCATCCATCCACCTCCGTGGCGGTGATCCGACCCACTTTTTTTAAAGATCCGATAAAATACCGATGATGATATTATGATATAACACATACTATTTGAATCATAGTCATTTAACCAGAATTAGGAGAAAAATAGTGTCTAATATTTAACAACTTAAATTAGTCCTCGTAATAATGAATTATTATACTACTTGTTCGATACGTGCACTTGCATTAACATTTGTAAAATCGATAACAATAATCAAGTCACTCATGAAAGAAAGCACAATTTTCTCAACCATATGCCTCCGGATacttttcatcaattttttaaaaaatatcttATCTATAATACATATGTTTACATCATAAACAATAAAAAATTGCTCCCTATAAggatttgattttgatttgttttcaTTTGGACAGAGATAAATGCCCCGGAGATATAAAATGGCGGGGGGCATAGCCGAGACGCTGGAATATCTACCGATCATAAATTCTAAACCTATAATACACATGTATGTAAAATCTTCTAATACTCttttatttgattattttgaGTCACATATTTTGTTTTTGTGccattttatattttttcaaCTCCAGTTGATAAATGTAATAATAAGTTTTACTTCGGTCGATAtccaataaaataaaatatattattctctcggactaaaaaatataatattattgaaataggtgaaaataaaataaaggtaAAAATATAATTTGTGGTTGAGTATAATGATATCTCGCAATAAAGCGAAATAATATTATACGATTAATCTCGAATAAAAAACATTATAATATGGATCCGGactaaataaaattcaaaaaaaaactaaatataagTAGTGATATTTTTTCGAAATAGTATAATGGATCTTGGgcttataaattaaaataataaatataattgaCCCGACAAAAAAATAATACCATTGAATCGGCCTATTACAAAATTAAACTCGAAATATAAATTCTGGGTCGATATAAACAAAATAAGGAAAAGTTACTCCGGTGGTTTCCCATCGCTTTCTAATGTTAGGCCCATCCTTAATTCCCTTGCTCGCGCCTCCAATATTATCTATAAATATCTATCTGTTCCTCTCCGATCCAATCCATCATAATTATCGGGTAATATAATTAAACATAATCTGTGTAAACATGGTACAGAAAGTAGGTGACGTGAGGATCAAAACATGTCCCTGTCTCCGCCGCCGCCGTAGCTTCGTGCCTGATGAGGAAAAGACTGTCGCCCATGATGTTACTGATGTGATGAAGAGTACTTCTGTTTCTGTTTTGGTCGTCCCCGACGGGGTATTCTTCAACTGCTATATATGTTTTTAATAATGTATATGGAGCACAATTGGATGACTCAAGTGTGAAGAGTTTATCCTCTGTGTAGTTGGGTTCGACTCTGGCTTCACCCGAGACCATATTagtcaaaaaatatatatatgtttatttttAGGTTTTTTTCTGATTATctatttttttttttataaaactcTTCTGCCCTAGTTGGCGGTAAGCTGATAACTTTTCAATTTCATGTCCACTGGATTAACTATTTTTAGAATTATGAATTCATATTAATTGATTTCAAATTGCTATTTTAATTGtactttgttgttgttgtttatTAGGGTGAAGCTATGTCTCTTTGCCATGATCATGAAATCGAAAGCCTTTTTGATTGCGAACCAGAAGACGAATTGAAGATGCTAataaaatatagagaaaatgTGTCAACTTCGTGGCATGACGAAATTTATCTAATGCTCAATTTTGAAAGAAAGGTATGTAAGTTCATGTCCGGCAATCTCCTCCACCAAGGTGTATTGTTGTAACTAAATACatacatattttatattttatactaGTCATTTTCAACTTTTGATTGCATTTCGATTAATAATTGATCGTTATTATCTTTAGATTTTGTTAGCATTAAACTTTTCCTTATTATTTCACGTtatgtattattttatttagtgaaaGACTGTTATTGTTTGATAGGATTTCTTATATATGTTTGTTGTTGTTCTAAATTCCAGAGAAAAATTCTTGACTGTCATGTTAAAAATTTGGTGGAGTCCCCCGTATTAATTGATGATGCTACAAAAGAAATTAAAGAAATGATTATTAGAGGTAAAAGACTGCTATTTTTCTTTCCTACTATTTAGTTTGATAATTTGTTTGAATTATAATGATATGTTGCTGAACATTTGGCAGACTCAAAACTAGCTGTCCATTTAAAACCTTTGGTTTTCGAACGCCTTGTTGAAATCCTGGTAGAGGATAACGTCAACGAATTCACCAAGGTATGTTTGATGTCGTCATGAATGCATTTTGTACAATCCATACGTTAATAAGATTCTTTTTAATTTTTGGGTTTGTCTCTAAAACTGTTTTGCACTTTTTTCAGGGATCGGCTGCATGCATTTTAGGATTTGCAAATTTTGATGAATGCGATGTTTGTTTTAAAGAAAAGGCAACTGAAGTCCTTGTGACGTTCATGTTTGATGACCGTGATACAATATCCATTCCCGTAATCTTTACTCGGCCAATCATTTTACTAATTTTGATTATCATGAATGAATGAATACctaaccatatatatatacactgtGTATATCAATTTAGGTTTTGAGAGCACTGACGCGCTTAGCCTATTTTTCTGCCGATTATACAAGTTTTATTATTGAAAATGGCGCTTTAGAAGGTGCGCTTGCAGTCATTGAACCAAATTTTCCTTCTCTTAAGAGGATCCAGAACTTGGCCAAGTTTCTGGTGGTAGTAGTTGTTCGTCGAGTGCAAGTTCCAAATGACAAGGTTATTTAGTTTGTCCACTGTTTAACTCCCTTTTCCCATACAGCACATACAAGTTGTATGATACAATTATTTATGTATTTCTGACAATTCAATTGTTGGCAGGTAGCTGCAGTTGTAACTATTTTGGACGCGATACTCAAAATTAGGGAATCACCTAATCTTCGCTGTATAGTGAGAGCATGCTATACACTTCAGTATATTGCAGCTGACCAGTGGGTAAATGAAGGAAATATCTTAAACAATATAATTTACTTTATCTCGTAAGTGGATATGGTCTCCCTTTTTTTTGTGGATGTATCTATCCTCTAATATTTAGTCGATACCTGATATTTAACTGTGATATTCTGGTGTGATGTTTCAGGCACCATAATGATATGGTCTCCTTTTCTGCACTTAGAGTTGCTGCATATATTGTGAAATCGGGAAATTCTAGCAAGGTATGCTCATATGTTATATATCCTCTAGAAACCATGAACTTTTTTAAAAGAACATTTAACAAAAGCTTTGGAGCATTAAATTTAAAGTTTAATATATAAGGAACATTTTACCAGCAAACCCAGAAACTATATATATAGGACTGTTCAACGAGAACTAGTACATTTGAGGCCTGCGTTGTGAAATTTTTAAAAGATGGAGGGCTGGTTTGGATTTTCTAATAGTTTCACAAACTGTTATCTAATGTTACTAGAGGATAAACATAGATCTTGTTATATCCAGCCAAGTTTTGGAAGATTGTgtgaatttaaattttaataagaTTCTTCTGTTAGAGACACGGTTTGAGCCTTTTGATGATAAGGATCAAGCTCATGAATCTTGTGCTTCTCCCAGAAGGACAAGATCTTAAATATCCTTATAGTTGAACATACTGAACTTTAATGAGATGAGGCTGGTGACGTATCCGTTAGTAAATGAAATTATCACGAACACAGTAATGAGGGACACCTTGAGTTGAGGAGGAAGGATAATCGCTGTGCTAAAGCCTGTTGGTTCTTCTTTGGTGAAGAGTGTTGTTTGCTAACTGTAAATGAATTTTTTAGGTTTGTTTTACCTGTAATTTAAGATAGATAATGTACAAGTACACTTTCTTAAAAGATTTGAACTTGTAATTACAACCAACCTTTGTCGAACTATCAAGAATGTAGTCTCTACAGACTTTAATTACAGTTAAGAATGATTACACATGTATTACTAATTTATTGCTTCAAAGATGATTCAAAGGTGTTCCTTACATTACATGCATGTTAATGAGTGCTCTTCCTTATTGTGTCTAATTAACTTCATTCTTCCAGACCTTGAATAGTTCTCTGCAATTCCTTGGATTGAAGAAGATATGGGGCAAGCCTAAGAAGTTTCAGAAGGAAGTTTGTCACATTATTTCGAACATGGCTGCTGAAGGCGGGATATCCATAAAAGTTGGTTTTAATATTAATTAAGGAGTTtgtttgaatttttatttttcctttgtttgaatttttatttttcctttatTCATGATGACTTCTTATATGAATAGTCGTTAGATTTGAATCTTAACTGTATTTCATTAGCTGTGCTCCTAACTACCATATATTATAACTCGAATTAACAGGATTTGGACATGTACAGCCTGATGGATGCTCTTTGTAAACTCCTTGAAGTGGATGACTGTGATGTAAGGATGGAGGCAGCATGCACAATTCAGAATGTCATTCGTTGTCATAGGGCAAGGATGATGATAGATGTAACAGTGTCTTAGAT
Encoded here:
- the LOC141668164 gene encoding uncharacterized protein LOC141668164, with the translated sequence MVQKVGDVRIKTCPCLRRRRSFVPDEEKTVAHDVTDVMKSTSVSVLVVPDGGEAMSLCHDHEIESLFDCEPEDELKMLIKYRENVSTSWHDEIYLMLNFERKRKILDCHVKNLVESPVLIDDATKEIKEMIIRDSKLAVHLKPLVFERLVEILVEDNVNEFTKGSAACILGFANFDECDVCFKEKATEVLVTFMFDDRDTISIPVLRALTRLAYFSADYTSFIIENGALEGALAVIEPNFPSLKRIQNLAKFLVVVVVRRVQVPNDKVAAVVTILDAILKIRESPNLRCIVRACYTLQYIAADQWVNEGNILNNIIYFISHHNDMVSFSALRVAAYIVKSGNSSKTLNSSLQFLGLKKIWGKPKKFQKEVCHIISNMAAEGGISIKDLDMYSLMDALCKLLEVDDCDVRMEAACTIQNVIRCHRARMMIDVTVS